TTGGAGTGGTTTCTGGCGTGTTTGAGAAGCTCCAGGTCGCGGTGGCTCGAAACCGTTCCGGTTACTACTGCGACATCGTAGTGGTTTTCCGTCTTCAAACTGCTGGCCATGTGGAACTCACCTATCTCGTAGAACTCCAGGAGGTCGAAGAGCCTCTCGTAGAGGAAGAGCATGTTGAGCGCACAGCCTCCGCAGTCAGTCAGCTCAAAAACGCCAAGCTTTAGCTTCCCCATCATATCAACCCCCTTGTCGAGAGGGCGTCCCAGTAGGTGAAGACCGGCCCGTCCCTGCAGACGTACTTGATTGATGTGCTCGTCCCGACGATGCAGTGGCCGCACTTGCCGATTCCGCAGCGCATCCTCCTTTCGAGCGTCATGTAGATTCTCCCGGGGGAGAGCTTCCTGTCGGAAAGCTCCCTGATGACGAACTTGTACATAACCGGCGGGCCGCAGATGAGGGCGTAGGTGTTGTTCACGTCGAACTCCTCCCCCCTAAACAGGTCTGTAACAACCCCCTTGCACACCCTGTCGGAGAAGCCCTTCTCCAGGTAGATGCACGAGGGACTCTCGACCTCGTAGGCGAGCTTAACCGAGCAGTTCATCGCCTCCCCGTGCTTGAGGAGGTGGACTACCTCGTCTCTGAAGAGGATGTCCTCGTAGGCCTTCGTTCCGTAGAAGAGCCATATGTGCTCGTATTTCCCGGAGTCGATGGCGTACCACAGGACAGACCTCAAGGGCGCCATTCCAAGGCCGCCCGCCACGAGAATCAGGTTCGACCCTTCCATCTTTTCCATCGGAAAGCCGTTGCCGTAGGGTCCCCTGATGCCAACTACCTCGCCCTCCTTCATTCTGTGGATGAACTTGGTCATCCTGCCGACTTTCCTTATGCAGAGCTGGAAGTATCCCCTCCTCGTCGGTGAGGAGCAGATGCTTATCGGAAACTCGCCGAAGCCTCTGAGGTCAACTATCACAAACTGGCCCGGCCTGAAGTCGAACCTTTCTCCAACCTCGGGGTCAACGAAGCGGAGCGTGAAGAGCTTCTCCCTGGGGGTTAAGTCCTTGACCTCCAGGATTCTGGCATCGTATGAGACGTACGGGTTCTCACTCATTGCAGAGACCCCCTTACCTCGTCGAGAACCTTAACGTGCTCTATCCCAGCCGGACAGAACTCGTCACATCTCCCACAGCCGACGCAGTTGAATCCCGCAGAGGGGTCGAAGTAGCTCTTGCAGTAGTAGCGGTGCCTGAAGCGGTCTAAGCGCGTGGGCCTGAAGTTGTGCCCACCAGCTACCAGCCCGTGGCTCTCCATGAAGCAGGAATCGTAGCGCCTTTCCCTCACCGCTTCGTAGGCGTTGAGCCACTTATCGCACACCTCGTAACAGCGGCATGTCGGACACACCATGTTGCAGTTGCCGCAGGCGAGGCAGATGTCCGCGTACTTCTTCCATACGGGACTGTTGTAGGCCAGATCGAGCATGTCCGCTAGGCCCTCTTTGCTGAGTTTCCGCTTGAAAGACTTGGCCCTCTTCTCCTCAAAGGCCCGGAAGTTTGCCAGGTCCTCCTCGGTGACCTCCTCAAACAGCTCCTCGTTCTCCCAGGCTATCTCGTGCCCCCTCACGCTCCCGACCCTCACGAGCCAGCCGTCTGGAAGCTCGTGGAGGAAGAGGTCGAAGCCGTCCATGGCAAAGTCCGTTCCCAGGCTCTTGCAGAAGCAGTACTCGTCCGGGGTACAGCTGATGCCGATGATGAGGGCACTCTCACGCCTGGCCTTGTAGTATGGGTCGGCTGGTTCGTCGAGGTACACCTTGTCGAGTATCTTCAGTCCGTGGATGTCGCAGGAGTGAACTCCAAAGATTACGAAAGGCTCGTTTTTGACGCCGTTCTCCCACTTTCCGTTTTTTAGACGGAGGATAACATCCCTGGGCCTCACGAAGAACTTCTTAGGGGGCAGCATTGTCCTGTTGTAGTAGAGGTCCATCTCTTTAACCCGCTGAACCTCCTGAAAAGAATGGATGTTTCCTCTTTTCACCGGCCCGTACACCTTTCCCCATGCCTTTAGTGAGTTGAAGAACTCCTCAAAATTTTCGGCAGGCAATTTTATGTATCTCAAGGGCATCACCGCCTTGCAGAGGCTTACGGTTTTATATTTGTAAAGGAACGATTTAAGAATTTTTCAAACAAATGGTTCCCAACCAGATGTTGCAAACTTGTACTTTAGTGCACGCTTATAAACATTAAGGTCGAAGTTTTTCCGAAAAGTCCTTGCGGTGGTGCAAGATGGAGTCCTCTCCTGATTACATACGCTCTTACCCGCCGGAACCGAGTTCCCTGATACCCCTCCTCCAGCGAACACAGGAGCGCTTTGGATATCTGCCCAGGGATGTTCTGGAGGAGATTGCAAACTACCTCGGGATTCCGCTGAGCAGGGTCTACGGCGTTGCTACCTTCTACGCACAATTTCGCTTTGAACCCCTCGGGAAGTACGTCGTCAAGATATGTCACGGCACTGCCTGCCACGTCAACGGAGCCGTCAACATCTCCCAGGCGATAACCGAAGAGCTTGGGATCGAGGAGGGCCAGACTACGGAGGACGGCCTTGTAACCCTCGAGCGCGTCGCCTGCTTAGGCTGTTGCAGTCTGGCGCCGGTTATCATGGTCAACGAGAAGGTCTTCGGCAAGCTGACGCCTGAGAAGGTGAGGAAGCTGATGAAGCAGCTCAGGGAGGGGAAGCTCGATGTCTGAAATCAAAGCCATAGCTGTGGGCATGAACTCCTGCGGTATTGCCGCCGGCGCCAAGGAGACCTACGAGGCGATAAAGCGAGAACTTGAGGAGAGAGGATTGAAAGTTCCCCTCAAGATAGTCGGCTGCGTCGGCATGTGCTACCGAGAGCCGCTCGTTGACATAATAACCGAAGGAGAAATCATCACCTACGGCCACGTTGACCCGAAGAAAGTCCCGAGGATCATAGAGGAGCACGTCATCAACGGGAAGCCGGTAGAGGAGTGGATAGTCAAGCGCGACTGGTGGGAGAACGGCGAGAGGAAGACGTGGGACATAGACGGCTACTTCGCCAAGCAGAGGAAGATAGTCCTCGAAAACTCTGGCTACATCGATCCCGAGAACATAGACGAGTACATAGCCGTTGGTGGCTACGAGGCCCTCAAAAAGGCCCTTAAGATGGAGCCAGAGGAGATAATAGAGATCATCACCAAATCCGGCCTTAGGGGTAGAGGCGGTGCGGGATTCCCGACAGGTCTGAAGTGGAAGTTCACCCGCCAAGCAAAGGGAGACGAGAAGTACATAGTGTGCAACGCCGACGAGGGCGACCCAGGAGCCTTCATGGACAGGAACGTCCTTGAGGGCGACCCTCACAGAGTTATCGAGGGGATGATAATAGGTGCCTACGCGATCGGGGCTACCAAGGGCTTCATCTACGTACGTGCCGAGTACCCGCTCGCCATAAAGCGCCTCAGGATAGCCCTGGAACAGGCCCGCGAGAGGGGCTTCCTCGGCGAGAACATCCTCGGGAGCGGCTTCTCCTTCGACATCGTCATCAAAGAGGGTGCCGGGGCCTTCGTCTGCGGTGAGGAGACCGCTTTGATTGCTTCCATCGAGGGCAAGCGCGGCATGCCGAGGCCAAGGCCGCCCTATCCCGCCCAGAAGGGGCTCTTCGGAAAGCCGACCAACATAAACAACGTGGAAACATGGGCGAACGTGCCCTGGATAATAAGGCACGGGTGGGAGGCCTACGCCTCGCTCGGGACGGAGAAGAGCAAAGGTACCAAGATCTTCGCGCTATCAGGCAAGATAAAGCACGGTGGCAACGTGGAGGTGCCAATGGGAATAACGCTCCGCGAGATACTCTACGAGATCGGCGGGGGAACGAAGACGGGCAAGGGGATTAAGGCTGTCCAGCTTGGCGGCCCTTCGGGCGGCTGCATTCCGGAAGAGCTCTTCGACACTCCCGTTGACTACGAGAGCGTGAATGCGACCGGCGCGATAATGGGCAGCGGCGGAATGGTCGTTATGGACGAGGACACCTGTATGGTCGACGTCGCCAAGTTCTTCCTTGACTTCACGGTCAAGGAGTCCTGCGGCAAGTGCACCTTCTGTCGTCTCGGCACCAAGAGGATGTGGGAGATTCTGGACAGGTTCACCCGCGGGGAGGCAACGGAGGAAGACCTTGAAAAGCTTGAGAGGCTCGCCTACCAGGTTAAGGCCGGCTCGCTCTGCGGGCTCGGTCAAACCGCTCCGAACCCGGTTCTGACGACGCTCCGCTACTTCAGAGACGAGTACATCGAGCACATAAACGGCCGCTGTCCGGCAAAGGTCTGCAAGCCTCTCATCAGGTACGTCATAATCACCGACCGTTGCACCGGCTGTACCGCCTGCGCCATCTTCTGTCCGGCCAATGCCATCAGCGGCGAGAGGCTCAACCCACATTTCATCGACCAAGAGGCGTGCATCAAGTGCGGCACCTGCTACGAGGTGTGCCGGTTCAACGCCATAGAGATCCTCACCGGGAGGGATGAGTGATGGTCAGGATCATCCTCAACGGTAAGGAAACGGAGGTTCCGGAGGGGAAGCCCCTCATAGAGTTCCTGCGCGAGATAGGCCACGTTCCGGGCTTCTGCTATACCAATGAGCTCGACCCCTATGGCTCCTGCAGGCTCTGCCTCGTTAGCACGCCGAGGGGAGTAACGACATCCTGTACCCTCAAACCGATGGAAGGCCTCTCAGTCGAAACCCTGAGCGAAGAAGTTATCTCAATGAGGAAGACCGCTCTCGAATTAATCCTCTCAGACCACTACGGCGACTGCATAGGGCCGTGCCAGGAGGGCTGTCCCGCCCACAGCGACGTCCAGGGATATTTAGCCCTCATAGCTATGGGCAAGTACCACGAGGCTGTGAAGCTGATGAAGGAGAAGTACATTCTCCCGGCGGTTCTCGGAAGGGTCTGTCCGGCCTTCTGTGAAGAGGCCTGCAGGAGGAACCTAGTTGACGAGCCTTTAGCGATAAGACAGCTCAAACGCTTCGCGGCCGACTACGACCTCGAGCATGGCCCGTGGATGCCAGAGATTCCGCCCTCAACCGGAAAGAGGGTAGCAGTGGTTGGCGGTGGGCCAGCTGGCCTTGCATGTGCCTACTACCTGAGGACTATGGGCCACGAGGTGACGATAATCGAGGCCATGCCTGAGCTGGGCGGCATGATGCGCTACGGAATCCCGCCCTACAGGCTTCCCAGGGACGTCCTCGACAGGGACATAGCGACCGTCATCGATACTGGGGTCGAGGTCAGGACCAACACCGCCCTCGGGAGGGACGTCACCCTTGAGGAGCTCCGCGAGGAGTACGATGCGGTCTTCCTCGGCGTCGGCGCTTGGAGGAGCAGGAGGATGGGCATCCCGGGAGAGGAGCTTGAGGGAGTCATGCACGGCATAGAGTTCCTCAGGAGGGTCAACACCGGTGAGAAGGTTGAGCTTGGAGAGCGCGTTATAGTAGTCGGCGGCGGGAACACTGCCATGGACGTCGCGAGGACGGCTTTGAGGCTCGGGGCCAAAGTTACGGTCGTCTACCGCCGCTCCAGGGCGGAGATGCCGGCCAACCCGAGGGAAGTGGAAGAGGCAATCGAGGAGGGCGTCAAGTTCCTCTTCCTCACGAATCCTGTTAGGATACTCGGAGACGGCAAAGTTGAGGAAGTCGAGTTAATAA
This window of the Thermococcus siculi genome carries:
- the shyB gene encoding NAD(P)-dependent hydrogenase/sulfhydrogenase 2 subunit beta codes for the protein MRYIKLPAENFEEFFNSLKAWGKVYGPVKRGNIHSFQEVQRVKEMDLYYNRTMLPPKKFFVRPRDVILRLKNGKWENGVKNEPFVIFGVHSCDIHGLKILDKVYLDEPADPYYKARRESALIIGISCTPDEYCFCKSLGTDFAMDGFDLFLHELPDGWLVRVGSVRGHEIAWENEELFEEVTEEDLANFRAFEEKRAKSFKRKLSKEGLADMLDLAYNSPVWKKYADICLACGNCNMVCPTCRCYEVCDKWLNAYEAVRERRYDSCFMESHGLVAGGHNFRPTRLDRFRHRYYCKSYFDPSAGFNCVGCGRCDEFCPAGIEHVKVLDEVRGSLQ
- the shyC gene encoding NAD(P)-dependent hydrogenase/sulfhydrogenase 2 subunit gamma, giving the protein MSENPYVSYDARILEVKDLTPREKLFTLRFVDPEVGERFDFRPGQFVIVDLRGFGEFPISICSSPTRRGYFQLCIRKVGRMTKFIHRMKEGEVVGIRGPYGNGFPMEKMEGSNLILVAGGLGMAPLRSVLWYAIDSGKYEHIWLFYGTKAYEDILFRDEVVHLLKHGEAMNCSVKLAYEVESPSCIYLEKGFSDRVCKGVVTDLFRGEEFDVNNTYALICGPPVMYKFVIRELSDRKLSPGRIYMTLERRMRCGIGKCGHCIVGTSTSIKYVCRDGPVFTYWDALSTRGLI
- the nuoE gene encoding NADH-quinone oxidoreductase subunit NuoE, with the protein product MESSPDYIRSYPPEPSSLIPLLQRTQERFGYLPRDVLEEIANYLGIPLSRVYGVATFYAQFRFEPLGKYVVKICHGTACHVNGAVNISQAITEELGIEEGQTTEDGLVTLERVACLGCCSLAPVIMVNEKVFGKLTPEKVRKLMKQLREGKLDV
- the nuoF gene encoding NADH-quinone oxidoreductase subunit NuoF, which translates into the protein MSEIKAIAVGMNSCGIAAGAKETYEAIKRELEERGLKVPLKIVGCVGMCYREPLVDIITEGEIITYGHVDPKKVPRIIEEHVINGKPVEEWIVKRDWWENGERKTWDIDGYFAKQRKIVLENSGYIDPENIDEYIAVGGYEALKKALKMEPEEIIEIITKSGLRGRGGAGFPTGLKWKFTRQAKGDEKYIVCNADEGDPGAFMDRNVLEGDPHRVIEGMIIGAYAIGATKGFIYVRAEYPLAIKRLRIALEQARERGFLGENILGSGFSFDIVIKEGAGAFVCGEETALIASIEGKRGMPRPRPPYPAQKGLFGKPTNINNVETWANVPWIIRHGWEAYASLGTEKSKGTKIFALSGKIKHGGNVEVPMGITLREILYEIGGGTKTGKGIKAVQLGGPSGGCIPEELFDTPVDYESVNATGAIMGSGGMVVMDEDTCMVDVAKFFLDFTVKESCGKCTFCRLGTKRMWEILDRFTRGEATEEDLEKLERLAYQVKAGSLCGLGQTAPNPVLTTLRYFRDEYIEHINGRCPAKVCKPLIRYVIITDRCTGCTACAIFCPANAISGERLNPHFIDQEACIKCGTCYEVCRFNAIEILTGRDE